A region of the Plectropomus leopardus isolate mb unplaced genomic scaffold, YSFRI_Pleo_2.0 unplaced_scaffold10465, whole genome shotgun sequence genome:
TTGCTTCTTTTCTGTGGCATAAACAATGGAGGTGCAGCACACTTCAGCAATCTTGCGCCCCTGGCCATAAAATGACCAACAGCAGATCTCATCCCCAATCACGTCTTTGATGAAGAGTACCCGACCGTTGAACCGCAATGACAGTTTGTCAAACAGCTCAATATTTTTCAGCATGTTGTCATCAGAGTTGCTGGAGAATGAAACAGCGTAACAGgatgttcatttttttaggaCAACTTTTATGATTTCAGTTCAATCAGTTACAGAGGACTCACCTGGTATATGAATATTTGTTGTTGCTTCGGTTATACAGCAGTTTCACAGTAGGCTGTGAAGACACAGAAGtttgtattttgaaagaaaaatcttaACTATTTTGTTTCAAACATTACATATTCAGCACCCACGGCATAACCTACCTTATTTGAGGTTGCAATAAGCTTCTGCTCTTCCTTAGATGATGTCATCAGAGGCACTTTACAAAGGGGTTCATACGTTTCTTTgttctgggggaaaaaatgaattgattaaaaaagtTCCACTTGCAAAACTGGAACATTCAGTATATGAGAAGAGGAAGGATGCCACCTTGTGGAACACAGTAGTAAAGAGGATGAAAGATATGCAACCCCCACCCCAACAATTATAAAGGGTAATTGTTCTTTTGACTTTATAAGATGATTGGCTTTTAGTCAGTTTCATACAGGTTTTGTGCCCATCACAGCTGttgaaaaagaacaataaaaaaatcaaggtaCACATTCTGGGAATTGGTTTAAATCATGTTCTCCATGTCCTCTTTGTATGCCAATCAGAGGCC
Encoded here:
- the LOC121963217 gene encoding BTB/POZ domain-containing adapter for CUL3-mediated RhoA degradation protein 3-like, translating into MTSSKEEQKLIATSNKPTVKLLYNRSNNKYSYTSNSDDNMLKNIELFDKLSLRFNGRVLFIKDVIGDEICCWSFYGQGRKIAEVCCTSIVYATEKKQTKVEFPEARIYEETLNILLYESHDGRGPDNALLEATGGAAGRSHHLDEDEERERIERVRRIHIKRPDDRTHHHQ